ATGCACATAAGCGCAACATCAAGAAGGGAACGATGAGATAAACGATGGGCGTTACCTGACTACGGCCTGCGGGATAATGAGCTAAACCAACTCTGCGGCCCCAATTATAACACCCCAGTAAAAAATGTGCCGAAAACATTTACTGCCGGGGCAAAAATAATGTACGCGGCACCCAAAAACGGGAGGCCAGGGACTGTTGGCGTAGGAGCGCGAGGTGTTCGAGATAGTCGCGACGTGGAATTTCAATCGCGCCAAGCGAGGCAGTGTGACTATTAAGCACCTGACAATCAATAAGTTTCCCACCGTGATGGGTAAATTCTGCGCAAAAAACCAGCAGTGCGGTTTTAGAGGCATTTTCCTGACGGCTAAACATTGATTCTCCGCAAAATAGCGCCCCCTGCGCGACGCCATACATTCCGCCAACTAACTCCTGTTCGCGCCACACTTCAATTGAGTGCGCATGCCCCAGTTCATGTAACCGACGATAGGCTTCCTCAATACCGCGCGTTATCCAGGTTCCTTCTTCACGGTGATGAGCGCATCCTTCAATTACCCGGTCGAAGGCGTAATTGAGTGTCACACGATAGGGCGATGAATGATGAAAGCGTTTCATGCTGCGACTGAGATGAAACGTTTCTGGCCAAAGCACAGCACGCGGATCGGGCGACCACCACAGAATCGGATCACCTGGCGAAAACCACGGAAAAATTCCGTGCTGATAGGCCATTAATAACCGGGCAGGGCTGAGATCGCCACCCAGCGCCAGTAAACCGTTAGGCTCGCGTAACGCGCCTTCCGGCGAAGGGAAGGCAATAGAATGTCGGGAAAGTTGAACCAGACGCATGACGGCGAAACTCCAGTACGCAAGTCGGATCGTTCAATAATAGCTTACAGGCGTTGTTTAAACTGATAATAGCGCCCTTGTCCGGCTAACAATTCTGCGTGTGTGCCTCGCTCAATGATACGTCCGTCGTCCATCACGATGATTTGATCGAAGCGGGCCAGGCCGCGTAAACGGTGAGTCACCATCAGGACCGTTTTCTCACGCATCACATCGGCAAGTAATTCAAGCATTTCACTCTCGGTTGTCGCATCCAGCCCTTCGGTAGGTTCATCCAGCAACATTAGCGGGGCATCGTGCAATAGCGCGCGGGCGATGGCCAGACGACGAAGTTCGCCGCCGGATAGCTGGCGGCCGCCTTCGCCGAGCCAGCTATTGAGTCCGCCATCTTCGAGCAGTTTTTCGAGGCCAACGCGACGCAGCATGTCGGAGAGGATATCGTCGCTGGCATTGGGCGACGCCAGTAATAAGTTGTCACGCAGCGTGGCGCTGAACAGATGGACACGCTGAGGCACCACGCTAATTGTACGGCGTAATGCGGGCTCGCTCAGCGAGGATAGCGGATGGTCATTAAGAAGAATTTCGCCCTGTTGCGGGTCCCAGGCGCGGGTAAGCAACTGTAACAATGTTGATTTCCCGCAGCCGGTACGCCCCAGAATAGCGATATGTTCGCCAGGAGTAGCCTGTAGTGAAAGCGCACTGAGCGCGTTAATCGGCTGGTCGGGATAACGAAACGAAACGTCTCGTAGTGTGAGCGTGACTTTCTCCGGCGCGGTAGACTCCGTTTGCGGAAAAGTGACTTCCGGCTTTTGCTCCGTTAATTCGGTAATACGAAGCGCAGAGGCGATAACCTGTCCCAGATGCTGGAACGCGCCGGTGACAGGCGCAAGCGCTTCGAAAGCCGCCAGCGCGCAGAAGACAAACAGCGCAATGAGTGCGCCGGGCTGCGTATTACCACCGACACCGCCGGAGGCCATCCACAGCATTAACATTACCGCCAGCGCGCCAATTAGCAGCATCAACGCTTGCGATAAGGCGGTAAGTTCCGACTGCCGACGTTGCGCTTCATGCCATTGTAATTCTGTGGCTTCCATTTGCGCCCGATAACGTTTGCTGGCGCCAAAAATAGTGAGTTCCGCCTGGCCCTGTAACCATGACGTGAGCTGCTGGCGATACTGACCACGTAGATGCGTTAGATTTTGCCCCGTATTTTTTCCGGCGCGATAAAACACCGGCGGCATAATAAACAGCGTCAACAGCATAATGCCGCCCAGTGTGATAGCCAGCGTAAAGTCGAGAGCGCTAAGCCCCAGGGTGACAATCATAATCACAACAAAGGCGCCGACCAGCGGAGAGATGACCCGCAAATAGAGATGATCCAGTGTGTCGACGTCGGCAACGATGCGGTTAAGTAATTCACCTTGCTGATAACGTGCCAGACCTGCAGGGGAGAGCGGTAACAGTTTGCTAAAGGTATAAATACGCAGGTGTTGCAGTACGCGGAACGTGGCGTCATGGCTTACCAGCCGTTCAAAATAGCGGCCAGCGGTACGGGTGATAGCCGCACCGCGAACGCCTGCAGCCGGAAGCATATAGTTAAAACTGTAAATTCCTGCAAAGCCTGCGATAGCGGACGCGGACAGGAACCAGCCGGACAGTGTCAGCAGGCCGATACTGGCAAGCAGGGTCAATATCGCCAGCGCGATTCCCAGCGTTAACATCCATTTGTGGCGTTTATAAAGCGTCAGATAAGGGAGTAGCGCGCGCATTTAAATATCCTCCTGACGGTGGGCCAGTAACGTCGCAAAGGCGCCATTGGCGGCGCTGAGTTCGGCATAGTTGCCCTGTTCGACAATCGCGCCATTCTCCATGACCCAAATGGCATCCCAGTCGGCGAGGTTTTCCAGTTGATGCGTCACCATTAATGTGGTCTGGCGTTTTGACGCTGCTTTTAATGCCTGCATAACGCGTTGTTCACTGTGAGCATCCAGACTTGCCGCGGGTTCATCCAGTAACAGGAGTTGACAGGGATTAAGCAGCGCGCGGGCGACCGCGACACGTTGCGCCTGGCCAACGGAGAGCCTACTGGCATGATTGCCGAGAGGGGTATCTATTCCCTGCGGCAATAGCGGTAAAAACTCGCTTACCCATGCGGCGTCAAGCGCGGCGTGAAGTTCTTGCTCGCTGGCGTCCGGGCGCGCCAGTAATACATTTTCGCGTAATGTCGCCGCAGGTAATTGCGGGTTCTGTCCAACCCATGAGAGATGTTGGCGCCAGGATTCCGGCGAAAGATCGCGAAGTTCGACCCCGTTGATACGCAAAGAGCCCTGATAGGAAAGAAAACCGGATAACACATTCAGCAGCGAGCTTTTTCCGGAACCACTACGTCCTACCAGGACGGCGCGCGCTCCTGCCGCTAATGAAAAATTCAGCGGCCCGGCAAGTGTTTTACCCTCTGGCGAGGTGATAATAAGATCGACCGCGTCAATCGTTACTGGTTCGTTCTCCGCTAACTCGACTTCGCCGCGCTCCGGGTGAGCGAGGGGCGTTTCCAGAAAGGTTTTCAGACTATCCGCCGCGCCAACCGCCTGCGCCTTAGCATGATAAAATGTGCCGAGATCGCGTAACGGCTGAAAAAACTCCGGCGCGAGGATCAACGCGAGGAAACCGGCGGCAAGCGTCACGCCAGTGCCGTAATGGCCAAAGTTCAGCTCGCCCAGGTAAGAGAAGCCGAAATAAACGGCGACCAGCGCAATAGACAGAGAGGTGAAAAACTCCAGTACGCCGGAAGATAAAAAGGCGAGGCGCAGCACTTCCATCGTGCGCTGACGAAAATCCTGTGATGCTGCGCGAATGCTTTCGATTTCTGCTTCGCCGCGACCGAAAATTCGCAGCGTTTCCATTCCGCGCAGACGGTCAAGAAAATGGCCGCTTAGCCGGGCAAGTGCAAGGAAATTACGGCGGTTGGCGTCAGCTGCGCCCATTCCCACCATCGCCATAAATAAGGGAATTAGCGGAGCGGTACCCAGCAGAATCAACGCCGCTGCCCAGTTTGATGGGAAAATCGCCGCCACGATTAAGAGCGGTACGCAAACGGCAAGCGCCATTTGCGGCAGATAACGCGCATAATAGTCATGCATATCGTCAATTTGTTCCAGCACCAGTGTTGCCCAGCTACCGGCAGGTTTACCCTGGATCCAGGCGGGGCCGGCTTGTTGCAGGCGGTCCAGTACCTGACGACGGATCTCAAAGCGAATATGCTGTCCGGCATGAAAACCGACACGCTCGCGCAGCCATACAACCCAGGCACGAAGGACAAAGACCAGTATCAGCAGGATAAAGGGGAGCAACAGCGCTTCCCGGGGGATATTCTCCATGATCATATGCTGCAGAATACGCGCCATGATCCAGGCCTGAGCGACAATTAATACGCCACTCATGAACCCCAACAGGCGGGAAATATTCAACCACCGTTGGGAGATTACGCTTTGCTGTTTTAACCAGCGGGTCAGCTCTTTTTGACGGGTTTTATTCATTGCACGCTTAGCAGGTGAGTTATTGGAATTTCAGGCAGGGGCAATGTTACAACGACGCAAAAATAAAGGCGACTTATAGTCGCCTTTTTTACTTTTGTTACTGATTTGTAAAAACTATTTGCTGGCGTCGGCCAGACCGTCAAGATAACGTTCGGCATCCAGCGCCGCCATACAGCCTGTCCCTGCTGAGGTAATGGCCTGACGGTAAATGTGATCCATCACGTCACCCGCCGCAAACACGCCAGGGATGCTAGTTTGCGTTGCATTGCCATGAGTGCCGGACTGAACTTTGATATAGCCGTTTTCCAGTTCAAGTTGGCCTTCAAAGATGGCGGTGTTTGGGCTATGGCCGATGGCAACAAAAAGCCCGGCGACGTCCAGCGTCTCTATATTATCGCGTTGTTGCGTGTCGCGAAGACGCAGACCGGTTACGCCCATCTGATCGCCAGTTACTTCTTCCAGAGTGCGATTAGTGTGCAGGACGATGTTGCCATTGTCGACTTTATCCATCAGGCGTTTAATCAGTATTTTTTCAGCGCGGAAACCGTCACGTCGATGAATAAGATGCACTTCCGAGGCAATATTCGACAGATA
The Salmonella bongori NCTC 12419 DNA segment above includes these coding regions:
- the cydC gene encoding heme ABC transporter ATP-binding protein/permease CydC — translated: MRALLPYLTLYKRHKWMLTLGIALAILTLLASIGLLTLSGWFLSASAIAGFAGIYSFNYMLPAAGVRGAAITRTAGRYFERLVSHDATFRVLQHLRIYTFSKLLPLSPAGLARYQQGELLNRIVADVDTLDHLYLRVISPLVGAFVVIMIVTLGLSALDFTLAITLGGIMLLTLFIMPPVFYRAGKNTGQNLTHLRGQYRQQLTSWLQGQAELTIFGASKRYRAQMEATELQWHEAQRRQSELTALSQALMLLIGALAVMLMLWMASGGVGGNTQPGALIALFVFCALAAFEALAPVTGAFQHLGQVIASALRITELTEQKPEVTFPQTESTAPEKVTLTLRDVSFRYPDQPINALSALSLQATPGEHIAILGRTGCGKSTLLQLLTRAWDPQQGEILLNDHPLSSLSEPALRRTISVVPQRVHLFSATLRDNLLLASPNASDDILSDMLRRVGLEKLLEDGGLNSWLGEGGRQLSGGELRRLAIARALLHDAPLMLLDEPTEGLDATTESEMLELLADVMREKTVLMVTHRLRGLARFDQIIVMDDGRIIERGTHAELLAGQGRYYQFKQRL
- the aat gene encoding leucyl/phenylalanyl-tRNA--protein transferase — protein: MRLVQLSRHSIAFPSPEGALREPNGLLALGGDLSPARLLMAYQHGIFPWFSPGDPILWWSPDPRAVLWPETFHLSRSMKRFHHSSPYRVTLNYAFDRVIEGCAHHREEGTWITRGIEEAYRRLHELGHAHSIEVWREQELVGGMYGVAQGALFCGESMFSRQENASKTALLVFCAEFTHHGGKLIDCQVLNSHTASLGAIEIPRRDYLEHLALLRQQSLASRFWVPRTLFLPRQ
- the cydD gene encoding heme ABC transporter permease/ATP-binding protein CydD, which translates into the protein MNKTRQKELTRWLKQQSVISQRWLNISRLLGFMSGVLIVAQAWIMARILQHMIMENIPREALLLPFILLILVFVLRAWVVWLRERVGFHAGQHIRFEIRRQVLDRLQQAGPAWIQGKPAGSWATLVLEQIDDMHDYYARYLPQMALAVCVPLLIVAAIFPSNWAAALILLGTAPLIPLFMAMVGMGAADANRRNFLALARLSGHFLDRLRGMETLRIFGRGEAEIESIRAASQDFRQRTMEVLRLAFLSSGVLEFFTSLSIALVAVYFGFSYLGELNFGHYGTGVTLAAGFLALILAPEFFQPLRDLGTFYHAKAQAVGAADSLKTFLETPLAHPERGEVELAENEPVTIDAVDLIITSPEGKTLAGPLNFSLAAGARAVLVGRSGSGKSSLLNVLSGFLSYQGSLRINGVELRDLSPESWRQHLSWVGQNPQLPAATLRENVLLARPDASEQELHAALDAAWVSEFLPLLPQGIDTPLGNHASRLSVGQAQRVAVARALLNPCQLLLLDEPAASLDAHSEQRVMQALKAASKRQTTLMVTHQLENLADWDAIWVMENGAIVEQGNYAELSAANGAFATLLAHRQEDI